In Cytobacillus sp. IB215665, a single window of DNA contains:
- a CDS encoding MerR family transcriptional regulator, with protein MSKRVKEVADLVGISVRTLHHYDEIGLLKPAKVTEAGYRLYTDDNLESLQQILFFRELGFPLKKINEIINSPSFNRREALELHQQMLIEKRRRLDNMITTINKTIKHMKGEIHMTNKEKFEGFDFSHNPYEEEARKRWGDQAVDTVNTSITNMSKDEREHFSKEWDSVYMKLALLRDRSPESQVAQEAIKEWYDFLNKIGNYSPEAFKGLGQLYVNDERFTKNIDKYGEGLAKFMCKSMEIFADNMKK; from the coding sequence ATGTCAAAGAGAGTTAAAGAAGTTGCAGATTTGGTAGGTATCAGTGTGCGCACACTACACCATTATGATGAAATTGGACTGCTAAAACCAGCTAAAGTGACTGAAGCTGGTTATCGGCTATACACCGATGATAATCTTGAATCATTACAACAAATCCTCTTTTTTAGAGAGCTTGGCTTCCCTTTAAAAAAAATTAACGAGATTATTAATAGCCCTTCATTTAACCGGCGTGAAGCGTTAGAACTTCACCAACAAATGTTAATAGAAAAGCGACGTCGACTAGATAACATGATTACAACGATTAATAAAACAATCAAGCATATGAAAGGAGAAATTCACATGACGAATAAAGAAAAATTCGAAGGCTTTGATTTTAGTCATAATCCCTACGAGGAGGAAGCACGTAAACGTTGGGGAGATCAAGCTGTGGATACAGTAAACACTAGTATAACAAATATGTCTAAAGATGAAAGGGAGCATTTTTCCAAAGAGTGGGACTCAGTGTATATGAAACTTGCATTACTTCGAGACCGTTCACCTGAATCACAAGTAGCACAAGAAGCAATTAAAGAATGGTATGATTTTTTGAATAAGATAGGAAATTATTCTCCTGAGGCATTTAAAGGATTAGGGCAATTGTATGTTAATGATGAACGGTTCACAAAGAATATTGACAAATATGGTGAAGGCTTAGCAAAATTCATGTGTAAATCAATGGAAATTTTTGCAGATAACATGAAGAAATAA